The following are encoded in a window of Scleropages formosus chromosome 7, fSclFor1.1, whole genome shotgun sequence genomic DNA:
- the LOC108937686 gene encoding presequence protease, mitochondrial-like isoform X3, whose product MKHQSTSFGLTLACYIAPCWNHDGDPVKLLQISESVAEFRRCLRDHPYFLQDKVKQYFKENIHRLTLSMSPDQFYFKKKAEEEEAKLQQKVAVLSKQDKKDIYEKGLQLLSAQSQPQDTSCLPALKVSDIDPTVPATPVQMGHAGGVPVQYCEQPTNGLVYFRAMCSLNTLPEDLKPYVPLFCSVITRLGSGALDYRQQALLMELKTGGLFITPQVIPDSDDLDTYEQGILLTSSCLERNLPDMFHLWSGIFNNPHFDDNERLRTLLTMDAQELSNGIPNSGDVYAMTRAARSLSPAGELMEAFCGMEQVAFMKRIAEQSDLTDILRKLPRIKRHLLSQDSMRCAINAAPQNVPGASLELEKFVKSITTRKKELKPVRRNIIEKPLNPLVPTGSKRNRKLISEPNFKPCQMKTYFQMPFPVYYVGQCVRTVPYSHQDHASLCVLAQMMTAKFLHKEIREKGGAYGGGAKMDHSGLFSFYSYRDPNSMQTLNVFRRAVDWAKAGQFSQQDIDEAKLSVFAAIDAPVAPSDKGMTRFLSGISDELKQQHREQLFAVSHEALTVVSASYLGLGQRTCGVAIIGPENEGIRKDPSWVVK is encoded by the exons ATGAAACACCAGTCCACCAGTTTTGGGCTTACCCTGGCCTGT TACATCGCACCCTGCTGGAATCATGATGGAGACCCAGTAAAACTCCTCCAGATCAGTGAGAGCGTGGCTGAGTTCAGGCGCTGCCTCAGAGACCACCCATACTTCCTCCAAGACAAAGTGAAGCAGTACTTTAAG GAGAACATCCACAGATTGACTCTGTCCATGAGCCCAGACCAGTTCTACTTCAAGAAAaaggcagaggaagaggaggctaAACTCCAGCAGAAAGTGGCAGTGTTGTCCAAACAGGACAAGAAGGACATCTATGAGAAAG GTTTACAACTGCTCTCTGCTCAGAGCCAACCACAAGATACCTCATGCCTTCCTGCCCTCAAGGTTTCTGACATTGATCCCACAGTTCCAGCCACACCTGTACAGATGGGTCATGCTG GCGGGGTTCCAGTTCAGTATTGTGAACAGCCCACCAATGGTTTGGTGTACTTTAGGGCTATGTGCAGCTTGAACACCCTTCCTGAGGACCTGAAACCATATGTCCCACTGTTCTGCAGTGTCATCACCAG GTTGGGGAGTGGAGCCCTGGATTATCGGCAGCAGGCCCTGCTGATGGAGCTGAAGACTGGAGGCTTGTTCATCACCCCACAGGTGATCCCAGATTCTGATGACCTGGACACGTACGAGCAG GGAATCCTTCTCACCTCTTCATGTTTGGAGAGAAACCTTCCAGACATGTTTCATCTGTGGAGTGGCATATTCAACAA CCCCCACTTTGACGACAACGAGCGCTTGCGCACATTGCTCACGATGGATGCTCAGGAGCTATCCAATGGGATCCCAAATTCTGGAGATGTCTACGCCATGACAAGGGCAGCACGCTCCTTGAGCCCGGCAGGGGAGTTAATGGAGGCATTCTGTGGGATGGAACAG GTTGCATTCATGAAGCGGATTGCAGAGCAGTCAGATCTCACAGACATCCTGCGGAAACTTCCTCGTATCAAGAGGCACCTTTTGAGCCAGGACAGCATGAG GTGCGCTATTAATGCTGCACCTCAGAATGTACCAGGGGCTTCGCTTGAGCTGGAGAAGTTTGTGAAAAGCATTACTACAAGAAAAAAGGAGCTCAAACCCGTTCGACGCAACATCATTGAG AAGCCATTGAACCCACTGGTGCCAACTGGGTCAAAGAGAAACCGAAAGCTCATTTCT GAGCCAAACTTCAAGCCCTGCCAGATGAAGACTTATTTCCAGATGCCCTTCCCGGTGTACTATGTGGGCCAGTGTGTGCGCACAGTGCCCTACTCTCATCAGGACCATGCTAG CCTTTGCGTGCTGGCCCAGATGATGACAGCCAAATTCCTGCACAAGGAGATCAGGGAAAAGGGTGGGGCATACGGCGGTGGTGCCAAAATGGACCATAGTGGTCTGTTCTCCTTCTATTCCTATAG GGATCCAAACTCAATGCAGACGCTGAACGTGTTCCGAAGGGCTGTCGATTGGGCCAAAGCAGGCCAGTTCAGTCAGCAGGACATTGACGAGGCCAAGCTGTCTGTCTTTGCAGCCATTGATGCCCCAGTTGCACCTTCAGACAAAG GCATGACCCGGTTCCTGAGTGGAATCTCAGACGagctgaaacagcagcacagggaaCAACTCTTTGCCGTCTCACACGAGGCTCTGACTGTTGTTTCTGCCAG CTACCTGGGCCTCGGCCAGAGGACCTGTGGAGTGGCCATTATTGGACCAGAAAATGAAGGCATCAGAAAAGATCCCTCCTGGGTTGTTAAGTAA